One Lutzomyia longipalpis isolate SR_M1_2022 chromosome 4, ASM2433408v1 DNA segment encodes these proteins:
- the LOC129794714 gene encoding intraflagellar transport protein 57 homolog isoform X1: protein MATPWRTNKPDHISHSSQESRIHKKMSQSDFSGVLEREQMGTGQNITFQVDDLMDKLKLLNYDRLLVRELKIKPPNRMYFAKSTNPGEQFFMFTSICAWLMRKLGHQFEQPQEFDDPSATIARIIKILQEMDIPTDFPSNKLIQGAGPICVFILDSLATQALKVAKVHLKRPETVQEEDTVTEMIENDSEIILEKVEEEQNALMAASEDSDEENNLLNLNLTGSATKNRDATTAGFNLKNYRADSIAATENWRLELERVMPQLKIVVKSDPRDWRAHLEQMKTYRSTIDQASMDTDAQLKKLQAGIGHVMEKIESREKHLNAELQPLIGQYRSHSVELKHLTAAIEEVDAEKATKERELAGILSEIETVKMQMEQRGTSIASDGSPLINIKKAIVKIREEILQMDLKIGVLDHSLTQEIINHNAQIAELTPMTTV, encoded by the exons ATGGCAACTCCTTGGAGGACAAACAAACCAGACCATAT TTCTCATTCCTCTCAGGAATCTAGAATACACAAAAAGATGAGTCAGAGTGACTTCTCAGGTGTTCTGGAGCGTGAACAGATGGGAACAGGGCAGAATATTACATTCCAAGTGGATGATTTGATGGATAAATTGAAACTCCTCAACTATGATCGTCTCCTGGTGCGTGAATTGAAGATTAAACCACCAAATAGGATGTACTTTGCCAAGTCCACAAATCCCGGAGAGCAATTCTTCATGTTTACATCCATCTGTGCCTGGCTAATGCGGAAGTTGGGTCATCAATTTGAGCAGCCTCAGGAATTTGATGATCCCAGTGCCACCATTGCGAGAATCATTAAAATCCTCCAGGAAATg gaCATCCCAAcggattttccttcaaataaaCTAATCCAAGGAGCTGGTCCTATTTGTGTCTTTATCCTCGATTCCCTGGCCACGCAGGCTCTCAAAGTGGCCAAAGTTCACTTGAAGCGCCCCGAAACTGTCCAGGAAGAGGATACAGTGACggaaatgattgaaaatgaTTCAGAGATAATTCTGGAGAAGGTTGAGGAGGAACAGAATGCCCTAATGGCTGCCTCTGAGGACAGCGACGAGGAGAATAATTTGCTCAATCTCAATCTCACCGGAAGTGCCACGAAGAATCGTGACGCCACAACGGCGGGatttaatctaaaaaattaCCGAGCAGACAGTATTGCTGCCACGGAGAATTGGCG gcTGGAATTGGAGCGTGTAATGCCACAGCTGAAGATTGTCGTGAAGAGTGACCCGCGTGATTGGCGGGCACATCTAGAGCAGATGAAGACCTACCGGAGCACCATTGATCAG GCCTCAATGGACACAGATGCGCAACTGAAGAAGCTCCAAGCGGGCATTGGGCATGTAATGGAGAAGATTGAGAGTCGCGAGAAGCACCTAAATGCCGAACTTCAGCCCCTAATTGGGCAATACCGAAGCCATTCGGTTGAGCTGAAGCACCTCACGGCAGCCATTGAGGAGGTTGACGCGGAGAAAGCCACCAAGGAGCGTGAGCTGGCGGGGATTTTGTCTGAAATTGAGACAGTTAAGATGCAAATGGAGCAGAGGGGGACGTCAATTGCAAGCGATGGGAGCCCCTTGATTAACATCAAGAAGGCAATTGTGAAGATTCGTGAGGAGATTCTGCAGATGGATTTGAAAATTGGTGTCCTGGATCATTCCCTGACGCAGGAAATTATCAATCATAATGCCCAAATTGCTGAACTTACCCCAATGACGACGGTTTGA
- the LOC129794714 gene encoding intraflagellar transport protein 57 homolog isoform X2: protein MSQSDFSGVLEREQMGTGQNITFQVDDLMDKLKLLNYDRLLVRELKIKPPNRMYFAKSTNPGEQFFMFTSICAWLMRKLGHQFEQPQEFDDPSATIARIIKILQEMDIPTDFPSNKLIQGAGPICVFILDSLATQALKVAKVHLKRPETVQEEDTVTEMIENDSEIILEKVEEEQNALMAASEDSDEENNLLNLNLTGSATKNRDATTAGFNLKNYRADSIAATENWRLELERVMPQLKIVVKSDPRDWRAHLEQMKTYRSTIDQASMDTDAQLKKLQAGIGHVMEKIESREKHLNAELQPLIGQYRSHSVELKHLTAAIEEVDAEKATKERELAGILSEIETVKMQMEQRGTSIASDGSPLINIKKAIVKIREEILQMDLKIGVLDHSLTQEIINHNAQIAELTPMTTV from the exons ATGAGTCAGAGTGACTTCTCAGGTGTTCTGGAGCGTGAACAGATGGGAACAGGGCAGAATATTACATTCCAAGTGGATGATTTGATGGATAAATTGAAACTCCTCAACTATGATCGTCTCCTGGTGCGTGAATTGAAGATTAAACCACCAAATAGGATGTACTTTGCCAAGTCCACAAATCCCGGAGAGCAATTCTTCATGTTTACATCCATCTGTGCCTGGCTAATGCGGAAGTTGGGTCATCAATTTGAGCAGCCTCAGGAATTTGATGATCCCAGTGCCACCATTGCGAGAATCATTAAAATCCTCCAGGAAATg gaCATCCCAAcggattttccttcaaataaaCTAATCCAAGGAGCTGGTCCTATTTGTGTCTTTATCCTCGATTCCCTGGCCACGCAGGCTCTCAAAGTGGCCAAAGTTCACTTGAAGCGCCCCGAAACTGTCCAGGAAGAGGATACAGTGACggaaatgattgaaaatgaTTCAGAGATAATTCTGGAGAAGGTTGAGGAGGAACAGAATGCCCTAATGGCTGCCTCTGAGGACAGCGACGAGGAGAATAATTTGCTCAATCTCAATCTCACCGGAAGTGCCACGAAGAATCGTGACGCCACAACGGCGGGatttaatctaaaaaattaCCGAGCAGACAGTATTGCTGCCACGGAGAATTGGCG gcTGGAATTGGAGCGTGTAATGCCACAGCTGAAGATTGTCGTGAAGAGTGACCCGCGTGATTGGCGGGCACATCTAGAGCAGATGAAGACCTACCGGAGCACCATTGATCAG GCCTCAATGGACACAGATGCGCAACTGAAGAAGCTCCAAGCGGGCATTGGGCATGTAATGGAGAAGATTGAGAGTCGCGAGAAGCACCTAAATGCCGAACTTCAGCCCCTAATTGGGCAATACCGAAGCCATTCGGTTGAGCTGAAGCACCTCACGGCAGCCATTGAGGAGGTTGACGCGGAGAAAGCCACCAAGGAGCGTGAGCTGGCGGGGATTTTGTCTGAAATTGAGACAGTTAAGATGCAAATGGAGCAGAGGGGGACGTCAATTGCAAGCGATGGGAGCCCCTTGATTAACATCAAGAAGGCAATTGTGAAGATTCGTGAGGAGATTCTGCAGATGGATTTGAAAATTGGTGTCCTGGATCATTCCCTGACGCAGGAAATTATCAATCATAATGCCCAAATTGCTGAACTTACCCCAATGACGACGGTTTGA
- the LOC129794754 gene encoding probable palmitoyltransferase ZDHHC24, with translation MPRFPFLRSWQDFAATTFLAAAIPITFWFEIFIVLPEVFPWGTFLNSLHFLAGLFLLYNILGNWLAVMLTDTSIRGQIIQPPSDPNVAREKNWKLCSVCECWQPPRSWHCKTCNVCIIKRDHHCLLTSCCIGHRNHRYFMLLLFHLFLATGYSAIYNTYFIWFLHGPEFTTWFSFVQIVFPLAWLLVDTSTKQYYLVIYVIGLLGALFVGVLLYYHTRIVLQGAIVAEHEKKVRKYDMGRERNIENVLGTRWRLVWLSPSIQSPLQHDGVNWEVIQEGKDK, from the coding sequence ATGCCCAGATTCCCTTTTTTGCGTTCCTGGCAGGATTTTGCAGCAACAACCTTCCTGGCAGCAGCAATTCCCATTACATTTTGGTTTGAAATCTTCATCGTACTCCCGGAGGTATTCCCATGGGGGACATTCCTCAATAGCCTGCACTTCCTCGCTGGGCTATTCCTCCTGTACAACATTCTTGGCAATTGGTTGGCCGTCATGCTGACCGACACGAGTATCCGGGGACAAATTATCCAACCCCCAAGTGATCCCAATGTGGCCAGAGAGAAGAATTGGAAGCTCTGCAGTGTCTGCGAGTGCTGGCAACCACCACGAAGTTGGCACTGCAAAACATGCAATGTTTGCATCATTAAACGTGATCATCACTGCCTCCTGACCAGCTGCTGCATTGGCCATCGGAATCACCGGTACTTCATGCTCCTGCTCTTTCATCTCTTCCTCGCCACCGGCTACTCAGCCATCTACAACACGTACTTCATTTGGTTCCTGCACGGCCCTGAATTCACCACATGGTTCTCCTTTGTGCAGATTGTTTTCCCCCTGGCGTGGCTCCTCGTGGACACATCCACTAAGCAATACTACCTCGTAATCTACGTCATTGGGCTCCTAGGGGCGCTCTTTGTGGGTGTCCTGCTGTACTACCACACGCGCATCGTGCTTCAGGGTGCCATTGTGGCGGAGCACGAGAAGAAGGTGCGGAAGTACGATATGGGCAGGGAGAGGAACATTGAGAATGTCCTCGGGACACGTTGGCGCCTTGTGTGGCTGTCTCCGTCAATTCAGAGCCCCCTCCAGCATGACGGGGTCAACTGGGAAGTTATCCAAGAGGGCAAGGACAAGTAA